Proteins encoded in a region of the Prochlorococcus marinus CUG1416 genome:
- a CDS encoding glutamyl-tRNA reductase, which yields MHIVVVGLSHRTAPVEVREKLSIPDQSITESLKALKAFNDVLEVSILSTCNRLEIYALVKDKNTGISSIKEFIVNYSGIIFEDLNPHLFCFRQEDAVLHLMKVSAGLDSLVLGEGQILSQVKKMMRLGQENQSTGPILNRLLTQSVSTGKKVRSETNLGTGAVSISSAAVELAQLKIGQEKGFDTLVSLSSEKVLVVGAGRMSRLLITHLKSKGCHKLILVNRNIDRALNLAGDFPDLEIVCRGLNELDENISISSLVFTSTATEEPIINLAKIEKLNLNNKLKFIDIGVPRNISNDVKQHQFVKSFDVDDLQEVVSRNQEFRQKIAKEAESLVEEERIIFLEWWASLEAVPVINKLRSDLELIRKEELQKALSRMGPDFSARERKVVEALTKGIINKILHTPVTKLRSPQSREERQASLKIVEKLFSLVEEDKNS from the coding sequence ATGCATATTGTTGTCGTCGGACTAAGTCATCGCACGGCACCTGTCGAAGTGCGTGAGAAGTTAAGTATTCCTGACCAATCCATAACAGAATCATTGAAAGCCTTAAAGGCTTTCAATGATGTATTAGAGGTGTCAATTTTAAGTACTTGTAATAGGCTAGAAATATATGCGCTTGTAAAAGATAAAAATACTGGAATTTCATCAATTAAAGAATTTATTGTAAATTATTCTGGAATTATTTTTGAGGATTTAAATCCGCATCTTTTTTGCTTTAGACAAGAAGATGCAGTGTTGCATTTAATGAAAGTTTCGGCAGGACTCGATAGTCTCGTTTTAGGTGAAGGACAAATCCTTTCGCAGGTAAAAAAAATGATGAGATTAGGTCAAGAGAATCAATCTACTGGACCTATTCTTAATAGATTGTTAACTCAATCAGTTAGTACAGGTAAAAAAGTTAGATCAGAAACAAATTTAGGAACTGGAGCTGTATCAATAAGTTCAGCAGCTGTAGAACTTGCTCAATTAAAAATTGGACAAGAAAAAGGGTTTGATACTCTTGTAAGTTTGTCATCAGAAAAGGTTCTTGTAGTTGGCGCTGGACGAATGAGTAGGCTTTTAATTACTCATTTAAAATCAAAAGGATGTCACAAACTTATTCTTGTTAATAGAAATATTGATAGAGCATTAAATCTTGCGGGAGACTTCCCTGACTTGGAAATTGTTTGTAGAGGTTTAAACGAATTAGATGAAAATATATCAATATCTTCTCTTGTTTTTACAAGTACAGCAACTGAAGAACCAATAATTAATCTCGCTAAAATTGAAAAATTAAATTTGAATAATAAACTTAAATTTATTGATATTGGGGTACCGAGAAATATTTCCAATGATGTTAAACAACATCAATTTGTAAAATCATTTGATGTAGATGACTTACAAGAGGTCGTGTCAAGAAATCAAGAATTTAGACAGAAAATTGCAAAGGAAGCAGAATCTTTAGTAGAAGAAGAAAGAATTATTTTTCTAGAATGGTGGGCAAGTTTAGAGGCGGTTCCAGTAATTAATAAACTTAGATCAGATTTAGAGTTAATTAGAAAAGAGGAATTGCAAAAAGCACTTAGTAGAATGGGACCAGATTTTTCTGCTCGAGAAAGAAAAGTTGTGGAAGCTCTTACCAAAGGAATTATTAATAAAATTCTTCATACGCCTGTTACTAAGTTGAGAAGTCCTCAATCAAGAGAAGAAAGACAAGCTTCTTTAAAAATTGTTGAAAAATTGTTTTCTTTGGTAGAAGAGGATAAAAATTCTTAA
- a CDS encoding glucose-1-phosphate adenylyltransferase — protein MKRVLAIILGGGKGSRLYPLTKMRAKPAVPLAGKYRLIDIPISNCINSGIEKMYVLTQFNSASLNRHIGRTYNLNGPFGQGFVEVLAAQQTPDSPKWFEGTADAVRKYQWLFQEWDVDEYLILSGDQLYRMDYSLFVQHHRDNGSDLTVAALPVDEAQAEGFGLMRTDDLGNIKEFSEKPTGDKLKAMAVDTSKFGLTKESAAKKTYLASMGIYVFSRNTLFDLLNKFPSYTDFGKDIIPEALKRGDNLKSYVFDDYWEDIGTIGAFFESNLALTEQPKPPFSFYDEKFPIYTRPRFLPPSKLVDAQITDSIVCEGTILKSCSILHCVLGVRSRIESDSVLEDTLVMGADFFESPEERIELRKGGGTPLGVGEGTTVKRAILDKNTRIGDNVVIINKDRVEEADKPELGFYIRNGIVVVVKNATIANGTVI, from the coding sequence ATGAAGCGTGTGTTGGCAATCATCCTCGGAGGAGGAAAAGGTTCTAGACTTTACCCCTTAACAAAAATGAGGGCGAAACCTGCTGTTCCACTGGCAGGCAAGTATCGTTTAATTGATATCCCAATTAGTAATTGTATTAATTCAGGTATTGAAAAAATGTACGTATTGACTCAATTCAATAGTGCATCTCTAAATAGACATATAGGTAGAACCTATAATTTAAATGGCCCTTTTGGACAAGGATTTGTAGAGGTTTTAGCTGCTCAACAAACGCCTGATAGTCCAAAGTGGTTTGAAGGTACTGCTGATGCTGTAAGAAAATACCAATGGTTATTTCAAGAATGGGATGTTGATGAATATTTAATATTGTCAGGTGATCAACTTTATAGAATGGACTACAGCTTATTTGTTCAACATCATAGAGATAATGGTTCAGATTTAACTGTTGCAGCTTTACCTGTTGATGAAGCTCAAGCAGAAGGTTTTGGCCTCATGAGAACAGATGATTTAGGAAATATAAAAGAATTCAGTGAAAAGCCCACTGGAGACAAGTTGAAGGCAATGGCTGTTGATACTTCAAAATTTGGATTAACTAAGGAATCAGCAGCAAAAAAAACGTATCTTGCCTCTATGGGCATTTACGTTTTTAGTAGAAATACTCTTTTTGATCTTCTAAATAAATTTCCTAGTTATACAGATTTTGGTAAGGATATTATTCCTGAAGCTCTTAAAAGGGGTGATAATCTAAAAAGTTATGTTTTTGATGATTATTGGGAAGATATCGGAACCATCGGAGCATTCTTTGAGTCAAATTTAGCATTAACAGAGCAACCAAAACCTCCATTTAGTTTTTATGATGAAAAATTTCCAATCTATACAAGACCAAGATTTCTACCCCCTTCTAAACTTGTAGATGCTCAAATTACTGATTCAATAGTTTGCGAAGGAACAATTTTGAAGTCATGCAGTATTTTGCATTGTGTTTTAGGTGTAAGAAGCAGGATTGAAAGTGATTCTGTCCTTGAGGACACTTTAGTAATGGGCGCCGATTTCTTTGAATCGCCCGAAGAAAGAATTGAATTAAGAAAAGGAGGTGGAACACCTCTTGGAGTAGGCGAGGGAACTACTGTAAAAAGAGCGATTCTTGATAAGAATACAAGGATAGGTGATAATGTCGTGATTATTAATAAAGATCGAGTGGAAGAAGCTGATAAGCCAGAATTAGGTTTCTATATTAGAAATGGAATTGTTGTAGTAGTTAAAAATGCAACTATTGCAAACGGAACAGTAATTTAA
- the gndA gene encoding NADP-dependent phosphogluconate dehydrogenase produces MSKAHFGLIGLGVMGENLVLNAERNGFSSVVFNRTYSKTEEFLEGRGLGKNIEGAKTLQEFVNKLERPRRILMMVKAGPATDAVIDNISGYLEEGDLLIDGGNSQFKDTERRVNTLESKSFGYIGMGVSGGAKGALEGPSMMPGGTKTSYDAIESLLTKMAAKVEDGPCVAYVGPGGSGHFVKTVHNGIEYGIEQILAEAYDLMKRVKGMDGQQMSEVFGIWNNTDELASYLVEITEICLNTKDEITGDDVVEKILDKAGQKGTGLWTVVSALELGVSVPTIYASLNARVMSSLKDQRIEIEKTIPSKDIEDFDLGDISDGMKPLFDAVVLATIASYAQGMDILREASSVYNYDLNMPSIAQIWKGGCIIRSKLLSRIQDAYKKDPNLKNLIFDDWFNNEIATRLDNLANVVSLSTKAGIPVPCLSSTLDYLNSYRTNRLPQNLVQAMRDCFGSHTYERIDKEGSFHTEWMK; encoded by the coding sequence ATGTCCAAGGCACATTTTGGTTTAATAGGTCTTGGTGTTATGGGGGAAAATTTAGTTCTTAATGCAGAAAGAAATGGATTTTCTAGTGTGGTTTTTAATAGAACTTACTCAAAAACTGAGGAATTTTTAGAGGGTAGAGGCTTAGGGAAGAATATAGAGGGTGCTAAAACTCTTCAAGAATTTGTTAATAAACTTGAGAGACCTAGGCGAATTCTTATGATGGTAAAAGCTGGACCTGCAACTGATGCTGTTATAGATAATATTTCTGGATATCTTGAAGAAGGTGATTTATTAATTGATGGTGGTAACTCCCAATTTAAAGATACAGAAAGAAGGGTAAATACTCTTGAAAGTAAAAGTTTTGGATATATAGGAATGGGAGTTTCCGGGGGTGCTAAAGGTGCTCTTGAAGGGCCAAGTATGATGCCTGGCGGTACTAAAACCTCTTACGATGCGATAGAAAGCTTACTTACTAAAATGGCTGCCAAAGTTGAAGATGGACCTTGTGTAGCATATGTTGGGCCAGGAGGCTCGGGACATTTTGTAAAGACTGTGCATAACGGAATCGAATATGGAATAGAGCAAATACTCGCAGAAGCTTATGACCTTATGAAGAGAGTCAAAGGTATGGATGGTCAGCAGATGTCAGAGGTTTTTGGTATTTGGAATAATACTGATGAATTAGCTTCTTATCTTGTTGAGATAACAGAGATTTGTCTGAATACAAAAGATGAAATAACTGGAGATGATGTTGTGGAGAAAATATTGGATAAAGCTGGCCAGAAAGGTACTGGGTTATGGACTGTTGTAAGCGCTTTAGAACTTGGGGTTTCAGTTCCAACTATTTATGCTTCTTTAAATGCCAGAGTAATGAGTTCTTTAAAAGATCAACGTATTGAAATTGAAAAAACTATTCCATCCAAAGATATAGAGGATTTCGATTTAGGAGATATTTCAGATGGAATGAAACCTTTATTTGATGCTGTCGTCCTTGCCACTATAGCTAGCTATGCTCAAGGGATGGATATATTAAGAGAAGCATCGTCTGTATATAATTATGATCTTAATATGCCATCAATCGCTCAAATATGGAAAGGAGGTTGCATAATTAGATCAAAATTATTAAGTAGAATTCAAGACGCTTATAAAAAGGACCCTAACCTTAAAAATTTAATTTTTGATGATTGGTTCAATAATGAAATCGCAACAAGATTAGATAACTTAGCCAATGTTGTTTCTTTATCTACAAAAGCTGGAATACCAGTTCCCTGCCTATCTAGTACTTTAGATTACTTGAATAGTTATAGAACAAATAGACTTCCTCAGAATCTTGTTCAGGCAATGAGAGATTGTTTTGGATCACATACCTACGAAAGAATTGATAAAGAAGGTAGTTTTCATACTGAATGGATGAAATGA
- the pgl gene encoding 6-phosphogluconolactonase, whose amino-acid sequence MDEMIEKVKNGYTLNIYKDKLELSSAVFKFIESQIIHTLKKNDRFKFCVSGGSTPKSVYQLLSNSDLRWDMVDVFLGDERCVDPNSELSNSLMLKNSLLTNFGSKAFFYEIFSDLKADDETIKNLFISKLFEKCGSKHPSFDLTLLGLGDDGHTASLFPYQQNNNVDDFVIFNEGKGLKRISLTPKVLSASSKIVFLVSGASKKLALERLLDEKEPPDRTPSKLIKSRNQISIFCDRESAKEL is encoded by the coding sequence ATGGATGAAATGATTGAAAAGGTTAAAAATGGATATACCCTAAACATTTATAAAGACAAGTTAGAACTATCATCAGCAGTTTTTAAGTTTATTGAAAGTCAAATTATTCATACATTAAAAAAGAATGATAGATTCAAATTCTGTGTAAGTGGAGGTTCAACTCCTAAGTCTGTATATCAGCTTCTTTCAAATAGTGATCTTAGATGGGATATGGTTGATGTTTTTTTAGGAGATGAAAGATGTGTTGATCCAAATTCAGAATTAAGTAATTCCCTAATGTTGAAAAATTCATTGTTAACTAATTTTGGATCTAAAGCTTTTTTTTATGAAATCTTTAGCGACTTAAAAGCTGATGATGAAACTATAAAAAATCTTTTTATTTCTAAACTATTTGAAAAATGCGGATCAAAACATCCATCTTTTGATTTAACTTTATTAGGTCTTGGAGATGATGGTCATACAGCTTCACTATTCCCTTATCAGCAAAATAATAATGTGGATGATTTTGTTATTTTTAATGAAGGTAAAGGATTAAAAAGAATTTCATTGACTCCAAAAGTCCTTTCGGCCTCATCAAAGATAGTATTTTTGGTTAGTGGTGCCTCTAAAAAACTAGCTCTTGAGAGGTTATTAGATGAAAAAGAACCTCCCGATAGAACACCATCAAAATTAATTAAATCTAGAAATCAAATTTCAATATTTTGTGATAGAGAATCAGCAAAAGAATTATAA
- a CDS encoding CIA30 family protein, which translates to MSKKKFLFQKKYFDGWNTLNDTVMGGSSSALCEISNSGLLLKGIIVEKAGGFVSCRSSIYKPSLNLSEYSSFELNIDGQGRTFKFAVACEDDLLGLTEFIPGGLRWIKSFPTKKFGTTNVQIPFSSLKPSVRANKVSFPFKFKPSKIKRLQLLHSKFGDDGLLNNEFKQGSIKVLIKSISVF; encoded by the coding sequence ATGAGTAAGAAAAAATTTTTATTCCAGAAAAAGTATTTTGATGGTTGGAATACATTAAATGACACGGTTATGGGCGGATCAAGCTCAGCTTTATGTGAAATTTCAAATTCTGGTTTGTTATTAAAGGGTATTATTGTCGAAAAAGCCGGAGGATTCGTTAGTTGTAGATCTTCTATATATAAACCTTCTTTAAATCTTTCTGAATATTCATCCTTTGAATTAAATATTGATGGACAAGGAAGAACTTTCAAATTTGCCGTCGCTTGTGAAGATGATCTACTTGGACTTACCGAATTTATTCCAGGTGGTCTAAGGTGGATTAAATCATTTCCAACAAAAAAATTCGGAACAACAAATGTTCAAATTCCTTTTAGTTCGCTTAAGCCCTCGGTAAGAGCTAATAAAGTAAGTTTCCCATTTAAATTCAAGCCATCTAAAATTAAAAGATTGCAATTACTACATTCTAAGTTTGGAGATGATGGATTACTTAATAATGAGTTTAAACAGGGTTCGATAAAAGTTTTAATTAAATCAATAAGTGTTTTTTGA
- a CDS encoding coat-like protein yields the protein MFFENPPKNIESLIAKSADITNKPFVHSVVKINGEYAIEEEDIDLTVNILCRDKEGKRLEIYDLELELFKSNKELVLVISKLNFPDEPILWCGVKTLWMDSNNGKKCNAPKYSSRLENLANRIKSFID from the coding sequence GTGTTTTTTGAAAATCCACCAAAGAATATAGAGAGCTTAATCGCTAAGTCAGCAGATATAACAAATAAACCTTTTGTTCATTCTGTAGTAAAAATAAATGGTGAATACGCAATTGAAGAAGAAGATATTGATTTGACTGTTAATATCCTATGTCGAGATAAAGAAGGTAAAAGATTAGAAATTTACGATCTTGAATTAGAACTTTTTAAATCGAATAAAGAGTTAGTTTTAGTAATCTCTAAGCTTAATTTTCCTGACGAACCAATATTATGGTGTGGAGTTAAAACATTATGGATGGATAGCAATAATGGGAAAAAATGTAACGCACCAAAATACAGCTCTAGATTGGAAAATTTAGCAAATAGGATAAAAAGTTTTATTGATTAA